GATTCAACTGGCGGCTGAAAAACGCGAAGAGATTGAAAAGGAGATGCTGGAGAAGCTCAAGGAACAggtaatttgttatttttgttcattcCTAATGTAAAAGATGCCGTTAACAATAATTGTGTGCGGTTGTAGGATCGTCGCGGTGAACTTGCTCgccaaaagaaggaaaatcgTCTGTCTGGTGGGGGCCAATGTGATGAAGGAGAGACTGCCTCATCCGGCTAACATTCCGATGAACTTGCCCATAGAATCGCGAAGACGTTTGAGCTTTCTTTATTAAGTTACCcctttatttattgaatttcatttgttcTGGTCAACTTGGGGTGGGTCTTTgctattaattgttttaacgTTTACAATACGTTAAAAATTGCAGCTACAAGCGCACATtgaactcttttttctctgtttgccTTTTCCTGTACGTTGGTTTGTCGTTTCCAAGCCATTTTGCTATCTCCCCTTTCTGGTAAATTGAAAAGAGTTCAACCATCTGTTTTAAGGTAGTCCATTTTGCTCAAATCGGTTACTATATGGTGAATCATATTTTCGGCACGctattcaaaattattaattcgtcagtattatttaataaagaaaatcttcGCATTACCTCCGTCATTTTAATGTCAGCTATTTagagaaaattgttgtttgagAGTGGTTAGTTTTTAGCGAGTTCGTTTAGATGATGGCCATTCGAAATTTACATGActgaaaattcatttccatgGTAAGTTagttttcagatttttttgtgttataaTTATAAAGTATTCATGAATCTTTATCGTCAAGGCAGTACTTTGCGGTTATAACCCTATGGTTATTTTATGCTAATCATGCCAAACGTGGGGCAACCGACAACGTTGGATACGACTTCAAGACGAATGTTTCAACTTCCTGGATTTTTCTACAGAAAATAAATGGGAACTTCAGTTTATTCTTAAATTAAAAGCGGAACCTGTGAGTATAAATAACTTATTAATTCTTAGCGCTAATTATcattccattttatttgatggattatatagtatatgtaaaaaaatggaatgatatcaattttaaaatgttattctATAGTAAGATTAGAATTAAACTTGTATTCAACAGATATTCAGATTAATGCAGTCGAAAAGTTATACAACATGGAAAAGGCagcaatattattattacgcatGTTGATCaacctattttattttttaacttgttaaaaaattgtttggtcTTCATCCCGGCTCTGTACCACAAATTGTTTTCGTCACGTTTTTGTCGTTCTTCGTCAGCAGATGATTCGTTGGGTGTTCCAAATCTCCATCCATAAGGATTCGATCCGTACCTTGGGCAAGGCGACCTGAAGCATCTTGTCGAACGATTGTTAGCTTCATTTTGGTGTTCATCTTGAGACTTCAAGTCTTGATTGACTGTCGAATTATtgcaagtttttttaatttggttttttaattgttttattatgtCGACTTACGCGATGATTCTGCGTTTTCCAAACTGACGGGATTGGCTGAAGCACCTGCAAGaattagtatttttaaatttaattggattACATTCTTATTCGTAGATTAAAGTACCTGCGATGATTGAAACTGTGGCGgctaaaagaaagaagtaaaCGACCTTCCGCTTGTTGGATGGCATTCTGTCGTGACCGTCCAGGTAGGTCCGCTCCAAGTTTCAAAGTGAATAGAGTTAATAATCTATGTGGCCTTTATGCAAGCTCTTGCGTTTTTAActcatttatatttttggccTATCACAGAATTTGACTGTTTCCTGTGGTTGTGTTAATTGCAATGAGGAAACTGTGGttcaacattttgatttcctcttATTTATATCAACACCTTAATAATTgtggttggaaaaaaatcttattattctgggattgttgtttttaaaattattgttttgaaTATCTCTTGTTTCAAGGAGAAAATTGTTGTCGCCACGGGTGAAACTTGCTGACTTATGCGGATGGCAACATACCAGCGAAAGGTCTCGCTTAttcatggaaaaatttaaCCGAGTTCTAATGTGTTTTTACCCTGTCCTACGATAGGGGTATTTATCCGGCAGAAAATTAATGGTAACTAAAGTTTACTCATCCTTATTGATTCTTAACGCCAATttgaattccattttatttgataggTTGTTAAACAAAATAGTGATATGAATGAATGAAGGAAGACGAGAATTTATATTCTGTTGTCAACAGATACTCTGATTAACTCAATGGAATCGTTATGCAACATGGAAAAGGCAGCAACTTTATTAGCGCGTGTCGATCAACCTGCTCTATACCCATTTATAAAATGTTTGACGTTCACGCCGACTCTGTGCCaaaatggctgctgctgtcgttgtAGTCGTTCTTCGTCATTAGATGATTCGTTAGGTGTTTCAAATTCCGATTTATTTTCCCATCGTTGTTCATCTTGTAATTCCAAATCTTGATTGACTGTTGAGTTATTGCAAAGTGTTATTAATTtggttgattaattttttatcatgTTGACTTACGCGATGATTCTGCGTCTTCCAAACTTACGGGATTGGCTGAAGCACCTGCAAGaattagtatttttaaatttaattggattACATTCTTATTCGTAGATTGTAGTACCTGCGATGATTGACAGTGTGGCGgctaaaagaaagaagtaaaCGACCTTCCGCTTGTTGGATGCCATTCTGTCGTGACCGTCCAGGTAGGTTCACTTCAAGTTTCAAAGTGAATAGAGTTAATAATCTATAGCCTCTATATACTAACCCCTTGTGTGTTTATGCagttatgtttttttaatcacaGAATTCGACGACTGTTTTCTGCGGTTGTGTTAGTTGCAATGAGGAAACTGTGGTCCGCCTCTTGATTTGGTATTTGAATCTCTTGTTTATCAACACCACAACATTTATGGTTGACAATTAATGATATTCTCCTCTTAATAAGAAAATTGTGGTCGCCaacttattttgtttgaattgttaaCTTGTCGAGATAAAAATAATCTCTAATTTAATTGAaggaaaccaaaatgaaaaatgctgACGAGATGCCGATCGCGACATTCCATCTTAGGTTTAATGGAAAAATTTCACTTTAAGTTTTAATGTGTTAATACCTGCCCTacgatggtaaaaaaaaaagtcttataCCTAAGTTAAGGAAGGGACATTTCGGAATTGGATATAAGCAGTATAGtctatttgaatgaaaattgtaTGTATATGCTTACAGGCATACGAGTTCAACATCCTtacagattttgaaaaatttgaagagaGATTAGGAAAAATGGCTAGCcggaaaaaagtttggatcgtCAAAATCACGAACAACAATGTGCAAATAGACTTTTTATAAATCCGGGTAGATAGCATTTTCGTGAAAAGATTAGCCCAAAAATCCACCTAAGAAATTTTTGATGTGTTCCCAGAAACGCTCCTCTCGTTCGTAATCTGTTGAATCGCTTATTTCTCGTTCTATTCcacaaaaatattaacaaattattttctttcaacaatGTGAAATTGACTTAACAAAATTGCATACCAGCACGTAATTCGCCTTCAGACAAATCGAACGGACTTCCCAGGACACctgtttttaatgaaaatctcaattaatttcaaattttatttagtaaaccaaattaatttcttaaatttcaaACCTTGAAGGATGAAAAGAGTCATCGTAATGAATAGCCAATAAGCGAAGATCCCGGTGGAGGAGGCCATCATATAATTTCACGTCTGAACGGTGCTGGATTTCGAACAAGAATACGAAGAAAGTTTGTTCCATTTTAGAATTTCTCCGTTTCAAGTGGAAATTGTGGCCGCCAAATTTTGGTTATGTTTGTAAATCTTTTACTTacccaaatcaaaataatctcTAATCACTGAAGGAAACCAAAATGAGAAATGCTGACTAGATGCTGTTTGTGTCATTTAAGCTAAAGCTCTCATTTATTGATGGAAAATTTAACTTCCAACATTAACTTCTAAGTTCTAATGTGCTATTTACCCTGCCTACGTTAAAAAAGGGATAATTTGGAGGCGGGTTGAAGCAGTAGTATATTTGAATGATAATTGCGTGTATGTATTATTGATTGTATGGGATAGGAGTTCAATATTCTACCagatttggaaaaattgaGTAGAGTTTAGCAAACAGATTGAATCGTCAAAATCACGAATAGCAATGTCCAACAAAAATCTTGGAATTCCAGGTGGATTTAACTTTAAGCGATTAGCCAAAGAGGAAATCTTTGATGTGTTTCCAGATACGCTCCTCTCGTTCGTAATCGGTTGGATCGCCTACTTGTCGTTGTATTCCCCAAAAATGGTTTTATAAATTAGACTTTCTTTAAACAATTagaatttgacatttttaaaattatacatACCAGCACGTAAATCGTCTTCCGAAAACTCGATCGGACTCCCCACGACACCTGTTTGTaatgaaaaattccatttactttatttagtaaaccaaattaatttcttaaattccAAACCTTGAAGGATGAACAGAGTCATGGCAATGAATAGCCAATTAGCGAAGACCCCGGTGGAGGAGGCCATCATATAATTTGACGTCTGAACGGTCCTGTATCTCGAACAGGAATATGCAACAGGTTTATTCTAATTTAGAATTATGTCTCTGATTGAAGAGGAAATTGTGGTAGTTTGATTTCGGTTAATTTACGAAAGCCACCTTTTATTTTGCTTGCCttgttattgatttattccaaATCTAATCATCAGCGGAAACCAAAGTGAAAATGacgtttcgaaaaaaatattgagatcATCCGGATGTCTAATATATTCCCGGATGTTGAGGAAAACCCCATCTGCATATTCGTCTCATTCTTCTCACGGATGTTGTCCTACCTTTACTGGTACCAGCAGCAACTTTCTCTTTATCATTTTGGAGGTGACCTATTCCTTTTGAGTTGCACAGAAAGAGGAGGAGTAGGTTATTAGTACGGGGATCCGTTTTCTACAAAAGTTGGATTCCCAGTGGGTTAATTTCATTGGAAATTTCTACATTAATGAAATCATTTTACAGAATTTAAACACTACAGTTTGTCGCGGCAAGATTTGGTACGTTTCGAAATTTGTATCACAAAACGAAtaatttgaccgctagatggcttccCTGTATAGAAAGAGGTGATATAAAATTTGCATATGAATCCTAGtcgaattaaaaaatgcaaatagCATAGAATCGACTTAACATATCGCGTCatagaaatatttattaaattcatTACTCGAAGGATGATGAAGCGAATGTTTTGCCAATCCCCGAATGATTGCAATTTCACCTGAAAACAGTTGCGAAAGAGACATATGCGccgtcaaaacaaaaaaagagtctgCCCACACGCGCCATCTACGTACCTGCCCCGTTAATACCGAATCGCCCACAGGTGAAATGGGCATTCAGTTCAGTCTCATTCCTGCCGGCAAAGTGAACACACTTAAAATTCCCTTTGCGTGGTGAAAAAGGAATCCATTTTCTTTAGTGTGATTCAGCAAAAATTAACAACTTGGTCTGTGGGAGAAACTTTTATTTGGTGTAGGACGTGTCAAGTTATATAATAAGCAGCAGTCGTTTAGGATTCGTTTCCATTCGCGATCGTGTGCTAAATTGTGCGAGTGTGTTCGTCTTGGCGTCGTTTAGCAACTCTTTTGGCCACGGGTATGTTTGTgtgaattctttttccaaatcattaatatttttaaaagtggtTCGTCTTATTGACCTTGACAAAGAGGGGAATGTTTTCttgatattttgtgtgtgtgtgaacgaCTTGTGTAGCCCCTCTTGACTATAAAGGCCTCGGGGCTACTATACCCACAGAATTCTCTTCTCGTACATATCTATTCCACCTGCAAACGTGCAACAGGTTgttgtctctctttttctttgtagttttcaaagcagaaaagaaaaaaagatgtgtgGTTAAAAGAGAGGAGGACTTCCGGCATGCGAAAATTTTTCTGACTTGTCACTGGGCATTTGCTTAGTCCCCCCCGGAAGTTGAGCCAGGAAAAAAtacccgtttctttttctaccatACAAAACAACCATAAAATGAATCGGGAAAAAGACATTGCGGAACCACACCGCTAGCTtgccctttttccttttagaaaaatcatttccacTCGTCATTGGAATTTTCCAGCTTggtcatctgctgctgctgctgtggtcgGTGACTCCAGCAGAAGTCGATTGGAAAAAACGGCAAAGTCCAAATTTGGCgtgaaataagagagagaaagcgaaAGGCAAACTGAAACCCGTTTTTGGTTCGGTTTCCAATTACAATTTAACACAAGTTTTTCGTTCTCGGGATCAAATCTATTGAGTTTGGCGTGTGCTGCCCTATTGTTTATTGAAAGTGACGTCATCACTGTGTGGGAAATATGAGGGTCGGGTAAAAAGGTGTCAAGCGGAAGTGgaatttctctctttatttagTGATTTGAATGTCTTTTTATTGCGTCATAGGTCGGAAAAGGATCCCACTCGCGACGCCTGTGACGTCATCATGCTTCTCAGACTGCTCCTGGCAGTTGCTTTCTTCACTTGTACATTGGCACAAAATGACGGGTGagtcttttcttatatataccATTTGATTGATCGTTAATTACTAAAATTCTTTGGGTGTTTTCAGGACGTATACGATTGTGGCCCCCAAAGTTCTGCGACCGAGTTTGGACTATCACGTGTCCATCAGTTTACACGGTGGGGCTCCATTGACCAATCTGGTGGTAGCCATTGAAGGACAACAGGACGGCGGAGGGCAAGTCCGCAACGCCCAAAGTGCCACTGTTGAACCCAATTCCACTCAAGTCATCAAGTTCCaggtaaaattattcaaaaagtaaaatgttCAATTCTTATTTGACCCATTTATTCTTGGCAGATTGGCGAATTGGGACCCGGTAAATATAATTTGACAGCCCGTGGATCTGGTGGATTGACGTTTGTCAACACAACGGAACTGGAATACTCTGAAAAGAGTCACTCGGTTTTCATCCAGACGGATAAGGCCATTTACAAACCGGGACATTTGGTACAATTCCGCGTCATTGTCGTCAATCCTCAACTCAAACCATCTGTCGTCGGTTCTTTGGATGTTTACATGACGGTAtgttattttcacattttatcTCGACCAGTTGGAAAACTTACCCTTTTATAAATGTAGGACGGCAAGGGAAACAGAATCAAGCAATGGAATCGAGTCTTCACCAAACAAGGTGTGTTTGCATCAGAGCTGCAATTGTCGGATCAACCCGTTTTGGGTGACTGGAACATCACGGCCGTCGTGTCTGGTCAGAGTTTCTCCAAACATTTCCAAGTTGCCGAATACATTCTGCCGAAATTCCAAGTCACCATCGACCTGCCGACGTATCTGACTTTTAACGAATCCAAAATGGTGGCCACCGTCAAAGCCAAATACACGTACGGCAAACCCGTCAAAGGAAACGTCACCATCGCCGCTTACCCGCAGTACAGAGTCTCGTACATTCAGCCGTTTTTCACGGAACCCGTTCGTAAAACGGTTCAAATTGACGGCACAGTCGAcgttgatttcaatttgtttaaagAACTCAAGTAAGTTctcgtcaaatttgttatttgtttatttattatttcatttttcttttgtattttagaCTTGTGGATGATTTTGAGCGAGACATCCGGTTCGACGTGACCGTTATTGAAGGTTTGACTGAACGTAAACAAAACATGAGCTCATTGTTGACTCTGTACAAGTACAAGTATAAAATGGAGTTGATTAAGACGTCAGACAGTTTCAAGCCCGGTCTCAAGTACACGGCCTTTGTAAGTCgttcttttatatttacagAACAATGTTTTATAAAACTAAtcatattttctaaaatagtTGAAGCTGGCCTATCAAGACAACACGCCCATTCAAGATGCTAACGGTGTCGTTATAGTCAAGCACGGATTTTCGCACAATCAAGACGAATACAATCGCACCGAATATCCCGTGCCACGTAACGGAATTCTAGAACTCAACTTTTACCCGCCAGTCGATGAGAACGTCTACACTTTGGGCATCGAGACTCAGTACCAGGATTTAGTCGAATGGTTTTCCACCATCAATCGAGCCCAATCGCCCAGCAATTCATTCATCcaagtgattttgaaaaccGAAAATCCTAAAGTCAATGAAGAAATTGCCATCGAAGTCAACTCGACGGCCCCGCTGGATTCTTACATTTACGAGGTGATGGGTCGTGGGAATTTGGTGGTGGCCCGCACCGTTCAGGCCGGAAACCAAAGGTACACACTTTTCTTCCAAGTGAAATGTcggatttctttttggctaaattttgttgtttcaccATCTGGTGATAGGTCACACACTTTCCGGTTCCAAGCCACGGCCGCCATGGCTCCTGTggctcgtgttgtcgtctattaCGTCCGAGCCGATGGAGAAGTTGTGGCCGACGCCCTCAATTTCGATGTCGATGGAACTTTCCAGAATTTCGTACGtctcatttcattaattttccaATGAAACAAGTTAACAAATGTTATGTCGTGTAATAAAGGTGGACATTCAAGTGACGCCGGATTCAGTCGAGCCCGGCAAAGCTGTCGATATTGTGGTGAAAGCTAAACCCAATTCCTACGTTGGCGTCCTCGGCGTCGATCAGAGCGTCTTGCTCTTGAAAACCGGAAACGACATTTCTcgcgtaatttttttttctaaatttttaattttgtttggtctaatgaaaatttaatttaataatagcAAGACGTTTTGGATGAAGTGAAATCTTATGATTCTACCCGTCGCCCAGATTTCGAATCTTGGCTACCAGAAGTTGGAGGACGTTCGTTTTGGTGGCCTTCATCCGCAACAGCCGGCGAAGTTTTCAgcgtaattcttttttttttcttattctaatTTTATATTACAACATTAGTCATAGTGGAAAAAACAACCGCTGCTCTAGCTGACTCAACCGTTATTTCATccgcctcctttttttttctcggttgtCAGAATTCCGGCACTGTGGTTTTGACTAATGGATACATCCAGGAGAGCATGCCGTTCGGTGAGTGaccttttttccatttctaagttattgaagaaaatatgaaaaatagcCTTGAGGGTAGTAGTGGATATGTATTCAGATTATGTGTTTGATTGTAATTACGAATTCTGGAGAGGAAATGTAATATGTAACCACAGGAGGTGTGGAGGTAAGTGGACAGCGTGTCGAATGTTCAGCTGTAGGCTATTTTCACTTGCACTTAATCCCCTTCTCGACTTGGCAACTGATCTAACACCAACTCTTTTTATGCTAACGGTACATTTTTCTGGTATTTTTAACCGCCTCCTCTGTTCAGCAATAATGTGTGAGGAATTACAACTGGCCGCACCTTCCGTGGATGTTTCTTTCTCTAAGAAGGTGGAGGAACCGATCGCCTTGCGTCAACATTTCCCAGAAACTTTCCTCTGGCTTGATATCACCAACTTGGGGTACTTAAAACAGttcacttcttctttcattttctcaaCATGTCGTGTGgttatctgtttttttctcgctTCATCGCCAAGAGATTCTTGTCGTGTCAAATATGCTGGTCGTGCCGGATGAGCCACTATTGTATTAGTAGTAGAAAGTTTCCAGGCTCCTTTCTTTTCCGAACGTAAATGTTTTGAGTGAAAGTTGATGGGTGTAGTTTTCCATTTGACACGATATGGATATTCTCGGTCGACTGGTTTGCACgatctcttttctcctttttttgatctTCCCATTGTTGTAGCGTTAAGCTTTTCATTTAATGctttatcgatttttctttaacaaaaaGAACTAATCTTAAAATACCCGTCAAAGTTTATTACCGTGCTGCCTTCGACACGATCACCACGTTTCCCTCGGCTGATCCTCGTCATCCTGACGTGTTGTCGTCCAGTCGGGTTCGCCAACACTTTCCCGAGACTTGGTTGTGGCTTAACGAGATGACACAGTACTAATTTATCACATATATCTAATTGTAgtataattgtttttcaattttccaatttcaagCTATTTGGCTGTTTAGGGGGTTGCGACCAATTGAGTCTATTAAGACGACGACGGTTTGACATTTGGGGGATACTGATGACTTTTTTGGACgtttgtgttgtttctttGTTGTCTTTCTCCTTCAGTAGTGACGTATCGGGCGGACGATCAGAGTGCCCCATTGGCAGGTGCTCCGGCTAATGATCCATTATCGGATTCCTCAAAGTCGTCGTCTCTATCTAATCCCATACGGACGAGAACAAATTTCCCCGAGACGTGGCTTTGGCAGAATTTGCTAGTCAATGGGTACCACCCCTACATTTCtatacaccaccaccacgttgtttttctttccttttccggTGGtggacacaaaacaaaaaggtggaAAGAACTAACAGCTTTTGCCAAGGAAAGAATGTGTGCTGGACgagtgtttttatttgtattgatGTGTGATCAAACTAGTTTCTTCCTTCTGCTATCTTTTCCCTGCAATTTTTCCTAAATTGAAAggcgaaatttttttaaaaaatgtctgaaatGGTCGTACAAAAGttgcacaatttttttaacttaaaaaataaaataaaaatgtaaaaagggaACGAACAAACGACGTTGCGACCGAAAGCGGTGAATCGACCGACCAATCGGCCCATTCCGGCTCGCGGTTCCGCCACGGTGGCCGTCGACAAGGGACCGGCATTTACTTTGCCTATCCAGATCCGTCCTCCGCTAGAGGGACCGTACGCATTTTCTCGTATTCCAACTCCAGCGGATGACAATCCTAAAATCTATTTACTACGCGATCCTCCCCCGACTTGGATTTTTTCATCCGTCGACACCGGGTACATATTATACCAATGCACATCGAATTTCACATCGTGTTCGTGTTGAACATGAACCGAAATTAATCCATCTCTCTTTTAATCGGAATCATTTCGcctctctttttattcatcatttttttaattttaagccACTAAAAATGTTGTGTGCGTGGATTAATTTTGTCGCTAATCCACTGATCAACAATTTCTGTAGCCTAACTCCATTTGCAAACTAGAGTTTAATCATTATTGTATCGCGTGCGGACGTTTATCagcttcttcccttttctgtCCATCTTTCCATCGgcttgaatattttatttaaaaagacaatttttctcggttaattttttgggagggtttgtagaaaacaaaagaaaaatgtgactttttaaaaaaatgtagaaaattgaaatttgttgtgCTTATTATCCAAATTAGTGACGTGGCGTAGTTTGGACTCGATAGCTCTTGAAAGCGGTACCCATTTGAAATCGGTAACTGTCGACGACGATGCCGATCCATCCGCGACCAACATTCGCGTCCGCCGCCTTTTCCCAGAAGTTTGGCTCTTTAACTCCACCACTGCGGGGTTGGTTTTTcgcttgaaacaaaaaaaaatcttcctttttatttacaatttttattaaaaaccaTTTCACTTTCTTAACGAGACTACcacgaatgaaatttttatgaaaataaaaaaaaaattcgactcATTTTCGCTAACTAATTCGGGGCTTTTTTGCTTTGAATTGAGGCGCGgggaatgtgtgtgtgtggcatgaacaacaattaattttgtgtgtgttggttctCTACGTTCcttccaactttttctctcttctcccacCAGAtatttacaaagaaatttgacTAATAATCGCGGTAAtgctttttttataaaaaaaggactGACGGCACTGCCCGTTTCGTTAAAGAAGCCCCGGATACCATCACATCCTGGGTGATTACCGCCTTTTCTTTGGATACATTCCACGGACTGGGCGTCATTGAACAACCTGCCAAGGTAAACAAATAGCCAAGCCCAAAACAAACCAACGCCAGTTATTAATAactcttgtgtgtttgttttttcatcagATGCAAGTCTTCCGGCCATTCTTCATCCAACTGAATTTGCCTTATTCGGTTATTCGCGGTGAAGTCGTCGCCATCCAGGCTGTCGTCTTCAATTACATGAACAAGGAAATTACAGCTGAATTGACTTTTGAGAATATCGGGGATTTCCAGTTTATCGACAATGGATTGGAAGATAACGAAATTTCTAGTAAGAAACTTATTAACTATTTTCCCCGATACTTGAACTAATAAACTCATTTTGACAAAGGCGAGGCGATATTCCGCAAGAAATCGGTGCGAATTCCAGCTCAAGACGGTACGCCCGTCTCTTTCCTCATCCGTCCCACCACATTGGGGAACATTGATCTCCGTTTGACGGCCAAAGCGGCCACGGCCGGTGACGCCATCGTCAAGAAACTCCTCGTCAAAGCCGAAGGAGAAACCATTTACCGCAACAAAGCCTATCTCCTGG
This region of Daphnia pulex isolate KAP4 chromosome 9, ASM2113471v1 genomic DNA includes:
- the LOC124203016 gene encoding uncharacterized protein LOC124203016 isoform X2, whose product is MPSNKRKVVYFFLLAATVSIIAGASANPVSLENAESSLNQDWYGSNPYGWRFGTPNESSADEERQKRDENNLWYRAGMKTKQFFNKLKNKIG
- the LOC124203016 gene encoding uncharacterized protein LOC124203016 isoform X1: MPSNKRKVVYFFLLAATVSIIAGASANPVSLENAESSLNQDLKSQDEHQNEANNRSTRCFRSPCPRYGSNPYGWRFGTPNESSADEERQKRDENNLWYRAGMKTKQFFNKLKNKIG